The proteins below are encoded in one region of Enhydrobacter sp.:
- a CDS encoding ATP-binding protein, with protein sequence MTAGIVHDFRNILAIIGSSLTLAERHLGDPQRIDAFIGRAQDGVRRGTKLTAQLLTFAKEPDPVTRVRNLNECLQKLELFLNSGVGPEIRIVLQLAPDISECLLDQAQFNAAIVNLVVNARDALPKGGTIEISTERWAINTVTVDGPRPGRYVRLQVKDNGQGMSPEVARRVFDPFFTTKGERGTGLGLPQVSAFMRLINGHVSIASELEVGTTVRLFFPAVEADEDDDTSR encoded by the coding sequence ATGACCGCCGGGATTGTCCATGACTTCAGAAATATCCTGGCGATCATTGGATCGAGTCTGACGCTTGCCGAGAGGCATTTGGGTGACCCGCAGAGGATAGACGCTTTCATTGGCAGGGCGCAGGACGGTGTTCGTCGCGGCACGAAGTTGACCGCCCAACTCTTAACTTTTGCCAAAGAGCCTGACCCTGTCACACGCGTTAGAAATCTCAACGAGTGCCTGCAGAAGCTGGAATTGTTTCTGAACTCTGGCGTCGGTCCGGAAATCCGAATCGTGCTTCAGCTCGCGCCTGACATATCCGAATGTCTTCTTGATCAGGCGCAGTTCAATGCCGCCATTGTCAACCTTGTGGTCAATGCACGCGACGCGCTGCCCAAGGGCGGCACCATCGAAATCAGCACGGAACGTTGGGCGATAAATACCGTGACGGTCGATGGGCCCCGGCCTGGGCGCTACGTCCGACTCCAGGTCAAAGACAACGGGCAGGGTATGTCTCCAGAAGTAGCCCGAAGGGTGTTTGATCCATTCTTCACGACCAAGGGGGAAAGAGGAACCGGCTTAGGCTTGCCGCAGGTATCTGCTTTCATGCGCCTGATCAATGGCCATGTAAGCATCGCTAGCGAACTCGAGGTAGGGACAACTGTGAGACTCTTCTTTCCAGCGGTGGAAGCAGATGAGGACGATGATACCTCGCGCTGA